A DNA window from Streptomyces sp. CA-278952 contains the following coding sequences:
- a CDS encoding TetR/AcrR family transcriptional regulator codes for MPEQPQTSRGAATYQRILDAATEEFAQHGIAGARIERIVTAARTNKAQLYAYFGDKERLFDAIFLSSLERITNVVPIDADDLADWAVRLYDEYLRRPDLIRLATWTRLERRPDGHLVERHQQYDDRKLGAIAEAQDAGRVRAGDPFDIMAMVIAMSMAWSPVSNVYAASSQEPDAVHEQRRALLRDCVHSATAADRGRGDVSPW; via the coding sequence ATGCCGGAACAGCCCCAGACCTCGCGAGGCGCCGCGACCTACCAGCGCATCCTGGACGCCGCCACCGAAGAGTTCGCCCAGCACGGCATCGCCGGGGCGCGCATCGAACGCATCGTGACGGCGGCGCGCACCAACAAGGCACAGCTCTACGCCTACTTCGGCGACAAGGAACGACTCTTCGACGCGATCTTCCTCAGCTCGCTGGAGCGCATCACCAACGTCGTGCCCATCGACGCCGACGATCTCGCGGACTGGGCCGTCCGTCTCTACGACGAATACCTGCGCCGCCCCGATCTCATCCGGCTGGCGACCTGGACGCGACTGGAGCGCCGCCCTGACGGGCATCTCGTCGAGAGGCACCAGCAGTACGACGACCGCAAGCTCGGGGCCATCGCCGAGGCCCAGGACGCCGGGCGGGTCCGCGCGGGCGACCCGTTCGACATCATGGCCATGGTCATCGCCATGTCCATGGCCTGGTCACCGGTCAGCAACGTCTATGCGGCCAGCAGCCAAGAACCCGATGCCGTGCATGAACAGCGCCGTGCCCTGCTCCGCGACTGCGTCCACAGCGCCACCGCGGCCGACCGGGGCAGGGGCGACGTATCTCCCTGGTGA
- a CDS encoding ornithine cyclodeaminase family protein, whose product MTLLLTRSLITELLDPDTVMAGLHAGFLAAGPDVRPLRVRTDLPRPGTATPRPGAATPPGPGTATALLPGVIDGIPAYTVKVNAKFPDATPALRGLVCLHDLADGELLAVLDSATVTAWRTGLAAALATHALAAGHAGSVSVVGAGAQARMVLQGLARLRELTRLTVCDTDPARAAAFAAEHERLLGIPVETAAEPRRAASRGDIVVLATWSRSPLLDASDLRPGMHVTTLGADEPGKVELAADALRHALTVVDDLELAVAMGALGNSGLGADAAHASLGQVLHGERPGRESSDQITVYAPVGLPWQDLALAWPVYRAAAGAGACPQVDFLA is encoded by the coding sequence GTGACCCTGCTACTGACTCGTTCCCTGATCACCGAGCTGCTCGACCCCGACACCGTGATGGCCGGACTGCACGCGGGCTTCCTCGCGGCCGGTCCGGACGTTCGGCCGTTGCGGGTGCGGACGGATCTTCCCCGGCCGGGCACAGCGACTCCCCGGCCGGGCGCGGCGACTCCTCCCGGGCCGGGCACGGCGACAGCGTTGCTGCCCGGAGTGATCGACGGCATCCCGGCCTACACGGTGAAGGTCAACGCGAAGTTCCCCGACGCGACTCCCGCGCTGCGCGGGCTCGTCTGTCTGCACGACCTGGCGGACGGAGAGCTGCTGGCCGTGCTCGACTCGGCGACGGTCACGGCCTGGCGCACCGGGCTGGCCGCGGCTCTGGCGACGCACGCACTCGCCGCCGGCCACGCGGGATCGGTCAGCGTCGTCGGTGCGGGCGCCCAGGCCCGGATGGTGCTGCAGGGTCTCGCCCGGCTGCGTGAGCTGACCAGGCTGACCGTGTGCGACACCGACCCCGCGCGGGCGGCCGCGTTCGCCGCGGAACACGAACGCCTTCTGGGTATCCCGGTCGAGACGGCTGCCGAGCCTCGGCGCGCCGCTTCTCGCGGGGACATCGTCGTCCTGGCCACATGGTCACGCAGCCCGCTGCTCGACGCCTCCGATCTACGCCCCGGCATGCACGTCACCACGCTCGGCGCCGATGAACCCGGAAAGGTCGAACTCGCCGCCGACGCACTGCGACACGCCCTCACCGTGGTCGACGACCTCGAACTCGCCGTCGCCATGGGGGCCCTCGGCAACAGCGGGCTGGGCGCGGACGCCGCGCACGCCTCGCTCGGGCAGGTGCTCCACGGTGAGCGGCCCGGTCGCGAGAGCAGCGACCAGATCACGGTCTACGCCCCCGTCGGTCTGCCCTGGCAGGACCTGGCTCTGGCCTGGCCCGTCTACCGGGCCGCCGCCGGAGCGGGCGCCTGCCCGCAGGTCGACTTCCTGGCCTGA
- a CDS encoding YdcF family protein, protein MVVYAPAALLFLVFCVSVLRERRKFSNAVILGLAALCALAGLLYRLVDSGSASAPVVVWSLLGLGAVAVLVLTCFLFLNGVRMLRKEGRSPSNLLSLLAALAVLAVVALLATAAALRTPVLIGAATAAGGLALYFSFLFLCFVCYAFLYGRLRVRRKADFVVVLGSGLVGGSTVPPLLASRLKRGREVHARLSRRGGSPVLITSGGRGPDEDLPESHAMADHLVAEGFPAHLIEREDRSTNTEENLRFCKAIMEEAKPDYRCVVVTNNYHAFRAALTARRVRIRGQVVGSPTAAYFWPNATLREFTAILVDYRRSNTVLCVIIILGGVAAWYAA, encoded by the coding sequence ATGGTGGTCTACGCCCCGGCGGCGCTCCTTTTCCTCGTCTTCTGTGTGAGCGTGCTGCGCGAGCGCCGCAAGTTCAGCAACGCCGTCATCCTGGGGCTCGCCGCGCTCTGCGCGCTGGCCGGCCTGCTGTACCGGCTGGTCGACTCCGGCTCCGCCTCCGCGCCCGTCGTGGTGTGGTCGCTGCTGGGCCTGGGGGCGGTGGCGGTGCTCGTACTGACGTGCTTCCTCTTCCTCAACGGCGTACGCATGCTGCGCAAGGAGGGCAGGAGCCCGTCGAATCTGCTCTCCCTGCTGGCCGCCCTGGCCGTCCTCGCCGTGGTCGCCCTGCTCGCCACCGCCGCCGCCCTGCGGACACCGGTACTGATCGGCGCGGCGACGGCGGCCGGCGGGCTGGCGCTCTACTTCTCGTTCCTGTTCCTGTGCTTCGTCTGTTACGCGTTCCTCTACGGGCGGCTGCGGGTGCGCCGCAAGGCCGACTTCGTGGTCGTACTGGGCTCGGGGCTCGTCGGCGGCTCCACCGTGCCCCCGCTGCTGGCGAGCCGGCTGAAGCGCGGCCGGGAGGTGCACGCACGGCTCTCCCGGCGCGGAGGGTCCCCCGTGCTCATCACCTCGGGCGGGCGGGGGCCCGACGAGGACCTGCCGGAATCCCACGCGATGGCCGACCACCTGGTGGCCGAGGGCTTTCCGGCGCACCTCATCGAGCGGGAGGACCGGTCGACGAACACCGAGGAGAACCTGCGGTTCTGCAAGGCGATCATGGAGGAGGCCAAGCCCGACTACCGGTGCGTCGTCGTCACGAACAACTACCACGCCTTCCGCGCCGCCCTCACCGCCCGGCGGGTCCGGATCCGGGGGCAGGTGGTGGGCTCGCCGACGGCCGCGTACTTCTGGCCCAACGCGACGCTCCGCGAGTTCACCGCGATCCTCGTGGACTACCGGCGGAGCAACACGGTGTTGTGCGTGATCATCATCCTCGGCGGGGTGGCCGCCTGGTACGCGGCCTAA
- a CDS encoding SCO4225 family membrane protein codes for MIKLPGRRRIRCGARSSITARCGPDPHVTPEGRPQKLRHYLVDPLALGYPSVVLAVCLWVTVDAVSASSSGDAGFAGLWAVQATAPTSMVFLVAGPLVRATWHHDRRD; via the coding sequence TTGATCAAGCTGCCAGGGCGACGGAGGATCCGATGTGGTGCCAGGTCGTCGATTACGGCTCGGTGCGGCCCGGACCCTCACGTCACCCCCGAAGGACGCCCCCAGAAGCTCCGCCACTACCTGGTCGACCCGCTGGCTCTGGGGTATCCGAGCGTTGTCCTCGCGGTGTGTCTGTGGGTGACCGTGGATGCCGTCTCCGCTTCCTCCTCCGGAGACGCCGGCTTCGCCGGGTTGTGGGCCGTCCAGGCCACCGCGCCGACCTCGATGGTGTTCCTCGTCGCCGGTCCCCTTGTCAGAGCCACCTGGCACCATGATCGGCGTGACTGA
- a CDS encoding SMI1/KNR4 family protein: MIGVTETTEPEENEVAGAPTTPEEWRVFLERYGELYVKVRADEEELVDLLDEDQLEALDQDERVEPWLGEAPAREEALAASEERLGVRFPPGLRGFFLASDGWKRLDGWVDSVHPCDRVVWMRDSEAGGRVTEIYASIPGNEEDVELFRRSVEIARGEDFWLLDPTDVGPDGEWAAYEFTPKYGDTTEYPSFSALFHSGYASMEEDEEDEEDEEDEEDEEDEEDDN; the protein is encoded by the coding sequence ATGATCGGCGTGACTGAGACAACTGAGCCTGAAGAGAATGAAGTTGCCGGTGCCCCGACCACGCCGGAGGAATGGCGTGTCTTTCTGGAGCGGTACGGCGAGCTGTACGTGAAGGTCCGTGCCGACGAGGAAGAGTTGGTCGACCTGCTGGACGAGGATCAGTTGGAGGCTCTGGACCAGGACGAGCGGGTTGAGCCGTGGCTGGGCGAAGCCCCTGCTCGGGAGGAAGCTCTGGCGGCGTCCGAGGAGCGGCTCGGAGTGCGGTTCCCGCCCGGCCTGCGGGGATTCTTCCTGGCGAGCGACGGGTGGAAGCGCCTCGACGGCTGGGTGGACAGCGTCCATCCGTGCGACCGCGTCGTGTGGATGCGGGACAGCGAGGCCGGCGGACGCGTGACCGAGATCTACGCCTCGATACCCGGCAACGAGGAAGACGTGGAGTTGTTCCGCCGGTCCGTCGAGATCGCCCGGGGAGAGGACTTCTGGCTGCTCGATCCGACCGACGTCGGGCCGGACGGCGAGTGGGCCGCCTACGAGTTCACACCGAAGTACGGCGACACCACGGAGTACCCCAGCTTCTCAGCGCTGTTCCACTCCGGGTACGCGAGCATGGAGGAGGACGAGGAGGACGAGGAGGACGAGGAGGACGAGGAGGACGAGGAGGACGAGGAGGACGACAACTGA
- a CDS encoding glycoside hydrolase family 3 N-terminal domain-containing protein, with the protein MTAALAAGAVLATLLVGPPTGPAAAADPAPTPGVVTDTAVHPVKNGDSAEVGLSVTTAGSVPTEEPVTVTYTTKGGTAEAGEDYTPVTGRHTFPAGTASGTTHRITVRTAKAPKPAGAKTIPLEVTVTGAKAPPENPQVVIDAHGLPYQNAKLPVKQRVADLLGRMSPAEKAGQMTQAERGALRAPGDIAAYGLGSLLSGGGSAPTPNTAAVWARMTDAYQLRTRTTRFQIPLIYGVDAVHGHNNVVGATIMPHNIGIGAGRDPQSAERTGAITAKEVRATGVPWDFAPCVCVTRDERWGRSYEAFGEDPALVEAMETVIQGMQGSPSGKDLHRNDKVLGSAKHFVGDGGTAYGSSTTGSYTVDQGVTEVTREELEAVHLAPFEASVKRGVGTVMPSYSSLDILGDGEGPVRMHANAAMINGVLKDRMGFEGFVVSDWQAIDQIPGDYASDVVTAVNAGLDMIMVPTAYQDFTKTLKDEVAAGRVPEARIDDAVARVLTQKFRLGLFEKPYADTTHLDQVGSAEHRAVAREAVAKSQVLLKNEGAVLPLEPSQKVYVAGSNADDLGNQVGGWTTSWQGSSGETTSGTTILEGMRKAARTPESVTFSQDASAATDGYDVGVVVVGETPYAEGIGDVGNGHDLALTAADRAAVDKVCAAMKCAVLIVSGRPQLIGDRLGEMDALVASWLPGSEGDGVADVLYGRRAFTGQSPVTWPKSEAQLPINVGDTAYDPQFPYGWGLTTLTKPPAGGEPALVAIAAAARAAEEAHLGKTPAGRAIVDRARLLVQRKIDGTFTEEVSKPFAEADHLLLTGDLTGAVARLRTAYRAA; encoded by the coding sequence GTGACGGCCGCTCTCGCTGCCGGGGCCGTGCTGGCCACCCTGCTCGTCGGCCCGCCCACCGGCCCCGCCGCGGCGGCGGACCCGGCCCCCACCCCGGGCGTCGTCACCGACACGGCGGTCCACCCGGTGAAGAACGGCGACAGCGCGGAAGTCGGCCTCTCCGTGACCACCGCCGGCTCCGTGCCCACGGAGGAGCCCGTCACCGTCACATACACCACGAAGGGCGGCACGGCCGAGGCCGGGGAGGACTACACCCCGGTCACCGGCCGCCACACCTTCCCCGCGGGCACCGCCTCCGGCACCACCCACCGCATCACCGTCCGCACGGCGAAGGCGCCGAAGCCCGCCGGGGCGAAGACGATCCCGCTGGAGGTGACCGTCACCGGTGCCAAGGCTCCCCCGGAGAACCCGCAGGTCGTGATCGACGCCCACGGACTCCCGTACCAGAACGCGAAACTGCCCGTGAAGCAGCGGGTGGCGGATCTGCTGGGGCGCATGTCGCCCGCCGAGAAGGCCGGCCAGATGACCCAGGCCGAGCGCGGCGCGCTCCGCGCCCCCGGCGACATCGCCGCCTACGGCCTCGGCTCGCTGCTCTCCGGCGGCGGCTCGGCCCCCACCCCCAACACGGCGGCAGTCTGGGCGAGGATGACCGACGCCTACCAGCTGCGCACCCGGACCACCCGCTTCCAGATCCCGCTGATCTACGGCGTGGACGCGGTGCACGGACACAACAACGTGGTCGGCGCGACGATCATGCCGCACAACATCGGCATCGGCGCGGGCCGCGACCCGCAGAGCGCGGAGCGGACCGGCGCGATCACGGCGAAGGAGGTCCGCGCCACCGGCGTCCCGTGGGACTTCGCACCCTGCGTCTGCGTCACCCGCGACGAACGCTGGGGCCGCTCCTACGAGGCGTTCGGCGAGGACCCCGCCCTGGTCGAGGCCATGGAGACCGTCATCCAGGGCATGCAGGGCAGCCCGTCCGGCAAGGACCTGCACCGCAACGACAAGGTTCTCGGCAGCGCCAAGCACTTCGTCGGCGACGGCGGCACCGCGTACGGCTCCTCCACCACCGGCTCGTACACGGTCGACCAGGGCGTCACCGAGGTCACCCGCGAGGAGCTGGAGGCCGTACACCTGGCGCCGTTCGAGGCGTCGGTGAAGCGGGGCGTCGGCACGGTCATGCCGTCGTACTCCTCGCTGGACATCCTGGGCGACGGCGAGGGCCCGGTGAGGATGCACGCCAACGCCGCGATGATCAACGGCGTCCTCAAGGACCGGATGGGATTCGAGGGCTTCGTCGTCAGCGACTGGCAGGCCATCGACCAGATTCCCGGCGACTACGCGAGCGACGTCGTCACGGCGGTCAACGCCGGACTCGACATGATCATGGTCCCGACCGCGTACCAGGACTTCACGAAGACCCTGAAGGACGAGGTGGCGGCGGGCCGCGTCCCCGAGGCCCGGATCGACGACGCCGTCGCCCGCGTCCTCACCCAGAAATTCCGCCTCGGCCTCTTCGAGAAGCCGTACGCGGACACCACCCACCTGGATCAGGTCGGCTCGGCCGAGCACCGCGCGGTGGCCCGTGAGGCGGTGGCCAAGTCCCAGGTGCTGCTGAAGAACGAGGGAGCCGTCCTCCCGCTCGAACCCAGCCAGAAGGTGTACGTCGCCGGGTCCAACGCCGATGACCTCGGCAACCAGGTCGGCGGCTGGACCACCAGCTGGCAGGGGTCCTCCGGTGAGACCACCAGCGGCACGACGATCCTGGAGGGCATGCGAAAGGCGGCGCGCACCCCCGAGTCCGTGACGTTCTCCCAGGACGCCTCCGCCGCCACCGACGGTTACGACGTGGGCGTGGTCGTCGTCGGCGAGACCCCGTACGCCGAAGGCATCGGCGACGTCGGCAACGGGCACGACCTGGCACTGACGGCCGCCGACCGGGCGGCGGTCGACAAGGTCTGCGCCGCCATGAAGTGCGCCGTCCTCATCGTCTCCGGCCGCCCGCAGCTCATCGGTGACCGGCTCGGGGAGATGGACGCCCTGGTGGCCTCCTGGCTGCCGGGCTCCGAGGGCGACGGCGTCGCCGACGTCCTCTACGGCAGGCGGGCCTTCACCGGACAGTCCCCGGTGACCTGGCCGAAGTCGGAGGCCCAGCTCCCGATCAACGTGGGGGACACCGCCTACGACCCGCAGTTTCCGTACGGCTGGGGCCTGACCACCCTCACCAAGCCCCCGGCCGGCGGTGAGCCGGCCCTCGTGGCCATCGCCGCCGCCGCCCGGGCCGCCGAGGAGGCGCACCTGGGGAAGACCCCGGCGGGCAGGGCGATCGTGGACCGGGCCCGGCTGCTGGTCCAGCGGAAGATCGACGGGACGTTCACCGAGGAGGTCTCGAAGCCGTTCGCGGAGGCGGACCACCTGCTGCTCACCGGTGATCTGACCGGTGCGGTGGCCAGGCTGCGTACGGCCTACCGAGCAGCGTAG
- the cimA gene encoding citramalate synthase, which yields MTTKANATDDSFHVFDTTLRDGAQREGINLTVADKLTIARHLDTFGVGYIEGGWPGANPRDTEFFARAQQEIAFENAQLVAFGATRRAGGSAAEDPQVKALLTSGAPVITLVAKAHDRHVELALRTTLEENLEMVRDTVSHLREQGRRVFVDCEHFFDGYRANAEYAKSVVRTAYEAGAEVVILCDTNGGMLPAQVQAVVSTVVADTGARLGIHAQDDTGCAVANTLAAVDAGATHVQCTANGYGERVGNANLFPVVAALELKYGMRVLPEGALAEMTRISHAIAEVVNLTPSTHQPYVGVSAFAHKAGLHASAIKVDPDLYQHIDPELVGNTMRMLVSDMAGRASIELKGKELGIDLGDDRALVGRVVERVKERELQGYTYEAADASFELLLRGEVEGRARRYFRTESWRAIVEDRPDGTHANEATVKLWAKGERIVATAEGNGPVNALDRALRVALERIYPQLAKLELVDYKVRILEGRTGTESTTRVLITTGDGTGDWATVGVAENVIAASWQALEDAYTYGLLRAGVEPTE from the coding sequence ATGACCACCAAGGCCAACGCCACCGACGACAGTTTCCATGTCTTCGACACCACACTGCGCGACGGTGCTCAGCGTGAGGGCATCAACCTGACGGTCGCCGACAAGCTGACCATCGCCCGTCATCTGGACACCTTCGGTGTGGGGTACATCGAGGGCGGCTGGCCGGGGGCCAACCCGCGCGACACGGAGTTCTTCGCCCGCGCCCAGCAGGAGATCGCGTTCGAGAACGCCCAGCTCGTGGCGTTCGGCGCGACCCGCAGGGCCGGCGGCAGCGCGGCCGAGGACCCCCAGGTGAAGGCCCTCCTGACCTCCGGCGCCCCGGTGATCACCCTGGTGGCCAAGGCGCACGACCGGCACGTGGAGCTGGCCCTGCGCACCACCCTGGAGGAGAACCTGGAGATGGTCCGCGACACCGTCTCCCACCTCCGCGAGCAGGGCCGCCGGGTCTTCGTGGACTGCGAGCACTTCTTCGACGGCTACCGCGCCAACGCCGAGTACGCCAAGTCCGTGGTCCGCACCGCGTACGAGGCCGGCGCCGAGGTCGTCATCCTCTGCGACACCAACGGCGGCATGCTCCCCGCCCAGGTCCAGGCCGTCGTCTCCACGGTCGTCGCCGACACCGGCGCCCGCCTCGGCATCCACGCCCAGGACGACACCGGCTGCGCCGTCGCCAACACCCTGGCCGCCGTGGACGCCGGCGCCACCCACGTCCAGTGCACGGCCAACGGCTACGGCGAGCGGGTCGGCAACGCCAACCTCTTCCCGGTCGTCGCCGCCCTGGAACTCAAGTACGGCATGAGGGTGCTGCCCGAGGGCGCGCTCGCCGAGATGACCCGCATCTCGCACGCCATCGCCGAGGTCGTCAACCTCACCCCCTCCACCCACCAGCCGTACGTCGGCGTCTCGGCCTTCGCCCACAAGGCCGGGCTGCACGCCTCCGCGATCAAGGTCGACCCCGACCTCTACCAGCACATCGACCCCGAGCTGGTCGGCAACACCATGCGGATGCTGGTCTCCGACATGGCGGGTCGCGCCTCCATCGAGCTGAAGGGCAAGGAGCTCGGCATCGACCTCGGTGACGACCGCGCCCTGGTCGGCCGGGTCGTGGAGCGGGTCAAGGAGCGCGAACTCCAGGGCTACACCTACGAGGCCGCCGACGCCTCCTTCGAACTGCTGCTGCGCGGCGAGGTCGAGGGCCGGGCCCGGCGCTACTTCCGTACGGAGTCCTGGCGGGCGATCGTCGAGGACCGCCCCGACGGCACCCACGCCAACGAGGCCACCGTGAAGCTCTGGGCCAAGGGCGAGCGGATCGTCGCCACCGCCGAGGGCAACGGCCCGGTCAACGCCCTGGACCGGGCCCTGCGCGTCGCCCTGGAGCGGATCTACCCGCAGCTCGCCAAGTTGGAGCTGGTCGACTACAAGGTCCGCATCCTGGAGGGCCGCACGGGCACCGAGTCCACCACCCGCGTGCTCATCACCACGGGCGACGGCACCGGCGACTGGGCGACCGTGGGGGTCGCCGAGAACGTCATCGCCGCTTCCTGGCAGGCGCTGGAGGACGCGTACACCTACGGCTTGCTGCGCGCGGGCGTCGAGCCGACGGAGTAG
- a CDS encoding TetR/AcrR family transcriptional regulator has protein sequence MTRAPRRTHHAAPPREDVLAAAMATVAERGLDGLTMAGLGRQVGMSSGHLLYYFRTKDELLLQTLEWSERRLGAERGALLARPGTARERLDAYIDLYLPAGHRDPHWTLWLEVWGRSQNADDDARSRQAAIEGVWHRDLVALLAEGVSRGEFRPVDADRFAARLRALLDGFSIHVTVGIPGTGREQVLTQAAEFLDETLARGGSPGGATSVTTAS, from the coding sequence ATGACCCGCGCCCCCCGTCGCACCCACCACGCCGCCCCGCCCCGCGAGGACGTCCTCGCCGCCGCCATGGCCACCGTCGCCGAGCGCGGCCTCGACGGGCTGACCATGGCCGGGCTGGGGCGGCAGGTGGGGATGAGCAGCGGGCACCTCCTCTACTACTTCCGCACCAAGGACGAACTGCTCCTCCAGACCCTGGAGTGGAGCGAGCGGCGTCTGGGGGCCGAGCGCGGCGCCCTGCTCGCCCGGCCGGGGACGGCCCGCGAGCGGCTGGACGCGTACATCGACCTCTACCTGCCCGCCGGGCACCGCGACCCCCACTGGACGCTCTGGCTGGAGGTCTGGGGCCGTTCGCAGAACGCCGACGACGACGCCCGCTCCCGGCAGGCCGCGATCGAGGGTGTCTGGCACCGTGACCTGGTGGCGCTGCTCGCCGAAGGGGTCTCGCGCGGCGAGTTCCGGCCGGTGGACGCCGACCGGTTCGCCGCCCGGCTGCGCGCGCTCCTCGACGGGTTCAGCATCCATGTGACGGTCGGGATCCCGGGGACGGGCCGTGAGCAGGTGCTGACGCAGGCGGCGGAGTTCCTGGACGAGACGCTGGCACGGGGAGGCTCACCGGGCGGTGCGACCAGCGTCACGACCGCATCCTGA
- a CDS encoding agmatine deiminase family protein has protein sequence MSVAPAPFRMPPEWAPHERTWMAWPGPNPTFASDAELAEARRAWAGVARAVRRFEPVTVVVGPGQEEGAAALLGPDVELVVRPLDDAWMRDIGPTFVTDGRTLAAVDWTFNGWGAQGWARWEHDQHIARAVAELAGAPAHSSPLVNEGGAIHVDGEGTVLLTETVQLGAERNPGWSRERVEAEVHARLGTEKAIWLPRGLTGDYGTYGTLGHVDIVAAFARPGTVLAHVQPDPAHPDHEVTRETLAVLRAATDARGRPLEVVEVPAPTVLRDEDGEWVDYSYINHYLCNGAVILCAFDDPRDEEAAAIFRGLFPDRTVTLVDARTIFAGGGGIHCITQQQPKVRANP, from the coding sequence ATGTCCGTCGCCCCCGCCCCCTTCCGCATGCCCCCCGAGTGGGCCCCCCACGAGCGCACCTGGATGGCCTGGCCGGGGCCCAACCCCACCTTCGCCTCCGACGCCGAGCTGGCCGAGGCCCGCCGTGCCTGGGCCGGTGTCGCCCGTGCCGTGCGGCGCTTCGAGCCGGTGACCGTGGTCGTCGGGCCCGGCCAGGAGGAGGGTGCCGCAGCGCTGCTCGGGCCCGACGTGGAGCTGGTCGTCAGGCCGCTCGACGACGCCTGGATGCGGGACATCGGCCCCACCTTCGTCACCGACGGCCGGACGCTCGCCGCCGTCGACTGGACGTTCAACGGCTGGGGCGCCCAGGGCTGGGCCCGCTGGGAGCACGACCAGCACATCGCCCGGGCCGTCGCCGAGCTGGCCGGGGCCCCCGCCCACAGCTCCCCGCTCGTCAACGAGGGCGGCGCGATCCACGTGGACGGCGAAGGCACCGTCCTGCTCACCGAGACCGTCCAGCTCGGCGCGGAACGCAACCCCGGCTGGAGCAGGGAGAGAGTCGAGGCGGAGGTCCACGCCCGCCTCGGCACGGAGAAGGCCATCTGGCTGCCCCGGGGACTGACCGGCGACTACGGGACGTACGGCACGCTCGGCCATGTCGACATCGTCGCCGCGTTCGCCCGCCCGGGCACCGTGCTCGCCCACGTCCAGCCGGACCCGGCCCACCCCGACCACGAGGTCACCCGGGAGACCCTGGCCGTCCTGCGGGCAGCCACCGACGCCCGGGGGCGCCCCCTGGAAGTCGTCGAGGTGCCCGCGCCCACCGTGCTCCGCGACGAGGACGGGGAGTGGGTCGACTACTCCTACATCAACCACTACCTCTGCAACGGTGCCGTGATCCTCTGCGCCTTCGACGACCCGCGCGACGAAGAGGCCGCCGCGATCTTCCGGGGCCTCTTCCCGGACCGTACGGTGACCCTCGTCGACGCCCGTACGATCTTCGCCGGCGGTGGAGGCATCCACTGCATCACCCAGCAGCAGCCGAAGGTCCGAGCGAACCCATGA